A genome region from Hymenobacter tibetensis includes the following:
- the rplS gene encoding 50S ribosomal protein L19: MSVLLDFIQQESQERRASFPSFAAGDTIIVHVKIREGNKERVQQFQGVVLQRKNPNSNGETFTVRKISNQIGTERIFPLLSPNIDKIEVIRRGKVRRARLFYLRGLSGKAARIKERRLNVVEKVTA, translated from the coding sequence ATGAGCGTACTACTCGATTTTATTCAGCAGGAATCCCAGGAGCGCCGCGCCAGCTTCCCTAGTTTTGCTGCCGGCGACACCATAATCGTCCACGTGAAAATCCGCGAGGGCAACAAGGAGCGTGTTCAGCAGTTCCAAGGTGTTGTTCTTCAGCGCAAGAACCCAAACTCTAACGGCGAGACTTTCACTGTACGTAAGATCTCCAACCAGATCGGTACCGAGCGTATCTTTCCTCTTCTGTCGCCTAACATCGACAAAATCGAGGTTATCCGTCGCGGTAAAGTACGTCGTGCTCGTTTGTTCTATCTGCGTGGCCTGTCAGGCAAAGCAGCTCGTATTAAAGAGCGTCGCTTGAACGTGGTAGAGAAGGTAACTGCTTAA
- the trmD gene encoding tRNA (guanosine(37)-N1)-methyltransferase TrmD, with protein MRIDIVTCQPDLLLSPFAHSIVRRAQDKGLAEIHLHDLRKYAINKHGQIDDYVFGGGAGMVLRVEPIAACFDELLAQRSYDAVIYMTPDGETLRQPLVNRLSLAGNLLVLCGHYKGVDERIRTAYITHEISVGDYVLSGGELGAAILVDAVVRLLPGVLGNEESALSDSFQDNLLAPPVYTRPAEWRGQEVPEILLSGNTPLIDVWRHDQALERTRQRRPDLLQE; from the coding sequence ATGCGTATTGATATCGTAACGTGCCAGCCGGATCTACTGCTCAGCCCTTTTGCGCATTCTATCGTGAGGCGCGCTCAGGACAAAGGGCTAGCTGAAATTCATTTGCACGACCTGCGTAAGTACGCTATCAACAAGCACGGTCAGATCGACGACTATGTCTTCGGCGGCGGCGCTGGCATGGTACTGCGCGTAGAACCGATTGCGGCTTGCTTCGATGAACTGTTGGCTCAACGCAGCTATGATGCCGTTATCTACATGACTCCTGACGGGGAAACCTTGCGGCAACCACTCGTCAACCGCTTGTCCTTGGCAGGAAACCTGCTTGTTCTTTGCGGACACTATAAGGGCGTAGACGAGCGCATTCGTACGGCGTATATCACCCACGAAATCAGCGTAGGCGACTACGTACTCAGCGGGGGTGAATTGGGGGCTGCTATTCTCGTTGACGCTGTAGTACGCCTACTACCCGGCGTGCTTGGCAACGAGGAATCGGCGCTCAGTGACTCATTCCAGGATAACCTCTTGGCGCCTCCTGTATATACTCGCCCCGCAGAGTGGCGTGGACAAGAAGTCCCCGAAATTCTGCTTTCTGGTAATACTCCTTTGATTGACGTGTGGCGGCACGATCAGGCCCTGGAAAGGACTCGGCAACGCCGCCCGGACCTTTTACAGGAGTAG
- the rimM gene encoding ribosome maturation factor RimM (Essential for efficient processing of 16S rRNA), whose protein sequence is MKLDDCYQLGSIGKPHGLKGFVMAFLDVDDLDAYRKVKSVLLELPTAPGKLTAYEVEKLQPQAESRALLKLKGIDRIEEAEPLRNAKLYRPLTELPALEEDQFYFHDVIGYLVVDEQLGELGAVETFYELPQQDLLAMRYKGQEVLIPVVDELILRADQANKKLYVQLPEGLLDVYLTPPSRERDEPDEFDEA, encoded by the coding sequence ATGAAGCTCGACGACTGCTATCAACTTGGCTCCATCGGCAAGCCGCATGGCCTGAAAGGGTTTGTGATGGCCTTCCTAGACGTGGACGACCTAGATGCATACCGCAAAGTAAAATCGGTATTGCTCGAACTACCCACTGCTCCTGGCAAGCTGACGGCGTACGAAGTCGAGAAGCTCCAGCCACAAGCTGAAAGCCGGGCCTTGCTCAAATTGAAGGGTATCGACCGGATTGAGGAGGCCGAGCCGCTACGCAATGCCAAACTCTACCGACCACTTACTGAACTACCAGCTTTGGAAGAAGACCAGTTCTACTTCCATGACGTAATCGGCTACCTCGTCGTAGACGAGCAGTTGGGCGAGCTAGGTGCTGTTGAAACCTTCTACGAGTTACCGCAGCAAGATTTGCTGGCCATGCGCTACAAAGGCCAGGAAGTGTTGATTCCGGTAGTAGATGAGCTGATTCTACGCGCTGATCAGGCCAACAAAAAACTGTACGTGCAGTTGCCAGAAGGCCTACTCGATGTGTATTTGACGCCGCCTTCACGTGAGCGAGATGAGCCTGATGAGTTCGACGAAGCATAG